In Clostridia bacterium, the genomic stretch AAAAGCACCTGCGATAGTTGTATGAAGGCTATGAGGATTGTATGATGAAATCATCCTTTTTAAAGTTTTTTTAATCACGAGCTGCACCTCTTATATCCTTTATTTACCGCGATATTCTTTGGGCGTTACCCCAACATTCTGTTTAAATGAATGGCTAAAATAGTGAGGATCAGCATAACCGACCTGATCTGCTATTTCATATGTCTTCAATGAGGTATTCTTTAATAGCTCTTTTGCCCTTTTCATTCTGACCCCTGTCAGATATTCTTTGAATGTCTGACCTGTGCCATCTTTGAAAATTTTGCTGAAATAGCTGGAACTTAGATACAAGTAGTCACATAACATCTGAATACTTAAATTTTTATCACCATAGTTATCATCTATAAAAGCACGTGCTCTTTTTACTTGCAGAGCCCAGTCCTCTTGTCTCATTTTAACTATCTTTTCAGAAAGCTTCCTGCACAACTGCTTGTAATATTCCCTTATGTCCTCTAATTTGCTAAACTCTAGAATTTTTTCAAATATTTCAAAATCCAGGACAAATGAGCCTTCTGATTCAACATCTAAATCATCAAAGGCCTTTAATATAGTAACAGCAACCTCCAATAAGACTGTTCTAAAATATGAAATAGTAACACTGGATTCTTTTAGAAAATCAAAAAGACAATCTAGTATATCCATTATCTCATCTATTGTACCCAATTTTATTTTATATGATAGCTCATCGATTATCTCCTGGGTCCTCTGATGAA encodes the following:
- a CDS encoding AraC family transcriptional regulator; this translates as MSEKDIQQSATKLQLDISAYSYVVAVIRIDDMKKAEKMFGAENRQLISFAVLNVSNEILNKYDNGVVFSDKHFQFTFIFMKKNKDAQNFKSHVAGILTEIIDNIKKFLGLELSAGLGDEYKDIESVRYSYNDALTAIEYRVLLGSEKVIIKSDIERKPSFIHQRTQEIIDELSYKIKLGTIDEIMDILDCLFDFLKESSVTISYFRTVLLEVAVTILKAFDDLDVESEGSFVLDFEIFEKILEFSKLEDIREYYKQLCRKLSEKIVKMRQEDWALQVKRARAFIDDNYGDKNLSIQMLCDYLYLSSSYFSKIFKDGTGQTFKEYLTGVRMKRAKELLKNTSLKTYEIADQVGYADPHYFSHSFKQNVGVTPKEYRGK